A portion of the Blastocatellia bacterium genome contains these proteins:
- a CDS encoding DUF1295 domain-containing protein, which produces MSDLILNMLLVGWLCAALIMLVLWVLHLRLKNAGIVDIGWAGNYALIALVYAVMGDGYGPRRALVTTMAVVWGARLAAHLTARTIGQPEDARYQHLRQQWGGNVPLKFFFFFQFQALLNVILSTPVLLASINPRPELSPLEWLGCAVWIIAVVGESVADQQLKAFKSDPANRGKVCNIGLWRYSRHPNYFFEWLVWVALCVFAWASPYGFISIIAPALMLYFLLRVTGIPATEAQLLRSKGDAYRAYQQRTSAFVPWFPRQS; this is translated from the coding sequence ATGTCGGACCTGATATTGAACATGTTGCTGGTCGGTTGGCTTTGTGCGGCGCTGATCATGCTTGTACTGTGGGTTCTGCACCTGCGTCTGAAGAATGCTGGGATCGTGGATATTGGCTGGGCTGGCAATTACGCGCTGATCGCGCTGGTCTATGCTGTGATGGGCGACGGGTACGGGCCGCGCCGGGCGCTTGTCACCACGATGGCGGTTGTATGGGGCGCGCGGCTGGCGGCTCACCTGACGGCGCGAACTATCGGCCAGCCGGAGGATGCGCGGTATCAGCATCTTCGTCAACAATGGGGCGGGAATGTGCCATTGAAGTTTTTCTTCTTTTTCCAATTCCAAGCGCTGTTGAATGTGATCTTGTCCACGCCAGTGCTGCTGGCGAGCATCAATCCTCGGCCTGAGCTCTCGCCGTTGGAATGGTTGGGTTGCGCTGTGTGGATCATCGCTGTGGTGGGCGAGTCGGTCGCTGATCAGCAGCTCAAAGCATTCAAATCCGATCCCGCAAACCGAGGCAAGGTGTGCAACATCGGCTTGTGGCGATATTCACGTCATCCAAATTACTTCTTTGAATGGCTTGTCTGGGTGGCGCTGTGTGTGTTCGCCTGGGCGTCGCCCTACGGTTTCATCTCAATCATCGCGCCAGCGCTGATGCTCTATTTTCTGTTGCGCGTCACCGGCATTCCGGCGACCGAGGCGCAGTTGCTACGAAGCAAAGGCGATGCCTACCGCGCCTATCAACAGAGGACGAGTGCTTTTGTGCCGTGGTTTCCACGACAATCATAA